The genomic stretch CTGGCGATCGGGCCGTCGACGTCGAGCAGGAGTCCGAGGCGGGGTGCGTTCACCCGTCCATCCTGGCGTAGGTCAGCGGGCGCAGCCACGGCGCGGCGTGCGATTCAGTGCGCGTCGGGACTGGGCTGGGTCTGGAGGAAGCCGTCGACCGTGCTCCGCAGCACCGCAGGATCCGGCACGTGGCCCTGCCCCTCGAGCACCACGGCCGTCGAGCCGGGCACCGTCTCGACCACCGCGCGCGCGGCCGCCCGGGTCCAGGTGGGTCCGGTGGTGCCCGCGGCGACGAGCACCGGGATCCCCACCGCGGCGAGTGCCCGCTCCGGCACGACGAGGCCACTGAGGACCCGGACGTCACGGCCGAGGACCCCGGCGTCGGCGAGCAGCGCCTTCCACAGCTTCGGTTTGAGGGGCACGGCGGAGACCTGCAGCATCGGGATGCCGAGCACCCGGGTGAGGTAAGCGCGGACCGCGGCGGCTCGGCGGCCGCCGGCGATCATCTCGTCGAGGCGGTCGGCGAAGAGGACGTCGTCGGCGTGCGCGTCGACGCTCGCGCGGTACGGCGGTTCGTAGAGCACGGCACGGCCGACCGGGACGCCGGTGGCGACGGCGTGCAGGACGACGGCGGCACCGACGCAGATGCCGAGGAGGTCGACGGGAGCGCCGACGTCGGCGACCACGGCGGCGAGGTCCTCGACCTCTCGCGCGACCGACCAGGGCCGGGTGTCACCGCTCTCTCCGCGGCCGCGGCGGTCGTACGTGACGACCCGGTAGCG from Curtobacterium sp. MCLR17_032 encodes the following:
- a CDS encoding alpha/beta hydrolase — its product is MTTTADRSVLSADGTRIAVSSSGDGPALVLVGGAFDHRGTPFVDGVVAAFSDRYRVVTYDRRGRGESGDTRPWSVAREVEDLAAVVADVGAPVDLLGICVGAAVVLHAVATGVPVGRAVLYEPPYRASVDAHADDVLFADRLDEMIAGGRRAAAVRAYLTRVLGIPMLQVSAVPLKPKLWKALLADAGVLGRDVRVLSGLVVPERALAAVGIPVLVAAGTTGPTWTRAAARAVVETVPGSTAVVLEGQGHVPDPAVLRSTVDGFLQTQPSPDAH